One genomic window of Marinobacter gudaonensis includes the following:
- the ilvN gene encoding acetolactate synthase small subunit translates to MRRIISVLLENEPGALSRVVGLFSQRNYNIETLTVAPTEDETLSRLTVTTTGSDKVIEQITKQLNKLIEVVKLVDLTEGSHIERELMLVKLKATGSQRAEIKRTVDIFRGQIVDVTSSVYTVQLAGDSEKLDGFIQAVGTSGVLEVVRTGVSGIARGEKVLSL, encoded by the coding sequence ATGCGTCGAATCATTTCTGTTTTGCTTGAAAACGAGCCGGGTGCCCTGTCACGGGTGGTGGGGCTGTTCTCCCAGCGCAACTACAACATCGAGACGCTGACGGTGGCGCCAACCGAGGACGAGACCCTGTCTCGCCTGACCGTCACCACCACGGGTTCGGACAAGGTCATCGAGCAGATCACCAAACAGCTCAACAAGCTGATTGAGGTGGTCAAGCTGGTGGACTTGACCGAAGGTTCCCACATTGAGCGGGAGCTGATGCTGGTCAAGCTCAAGGCAACGGGCTCCCAGCGTGCCGAAATCAAGCGCACGGTGGACATTTTCCGGGGCCAGATCGTGGATGTCACCAGCTCGGTCTACACCGTTCAGCTGGCTGGCGACAGCGAGAAGCTCGATGGCTTTATCCAGGCGGTGGGTACCTCCGGCGTGCTTGAGGTGGTTCGCACCGGGGTGTCCGGTATTGCCCGGGGCGAAAAGGTCCTCAGCCTTTAA
- the ilvC gene encoding ketol-acid reductoisomerase, translating into MHGSSSHHQLQRSVMQVYYDKDCDLSIIQGKKVAIIGFGSQGHAHACNLKESGVDVTVGLRPGSSSIAKAEAYGLKTSDVPSAVAAADVVMVLTPDEFQAQLYKAEIEPNLKQGATLAFAHGFAIHYNQIVPRKDLDVIMVAPKAPGHTVRTEFANGGGIPDLIAIFQDASGNAKNLALSYASGIGGGRTGIIETSFKDETETDLFGEQAVLCGGTVELVKAGFETLVEAGYAPEMAYFECLHELKLIVDLMYEGGIANMNYSISNNAEYGEYVTGPEIINEQSREAMRNALKRIQSGEYAKMFISEGALNYPSMTARRRQNAAHQIEVVGEKLRGMMPWISANKIVDKDKN; encoded by the coding sequence ATTCATGGCTCCAGCAGCCATCACCAATTACAGAGGTCTGTCATGCAGGTTTATTACGATAAGGATTGCGATCTTTCCATCATCCAGGGCAAAAAAGTTGCCATCATCGGTTTCGGCTCCCAGGGCCACGCCCACGCGTGCAACCTGAAGGAATCCGGCGTTGACGTCACCGTGGGTCTGCGCCCCGGCTCTTCTTCCATTGCCAAGGCCGAGGCCTACGGCCTGAAGACCAGCGACGTGCCCTCTGCGGTTGCGGCTGCCGACGTGGTCATGGTGCTGACCCCGGACGAGTTCCAGGCCCAGCTGTACAAGGCTGAGATCGAGCCGAACCTGAAGCAGGGTGCCACCCTGGCCTTTGCCCACGGTTTTGCCATCCATTACAACCAGATTGTGCCGCGTAAGGATCTGGACGTGATCATGGTGGCTCCCAAGGCGCCGGGTCACACTGTTCGTACCGAGTTCGCCAATGGCGGTGGTATCCCTGACCTGATCGCTATTTTCCAGGACGCTTCCGGCAACGCCAAGAACCTGGCCCTGTCCTACGCCAGCGGCATCGGTGGCGGCCGTACCGGTATCATCGAAACTTCCTTCAAGGATGAGACCGAAACCGACCTGTTCGGTGAGCAGGCCGTTCTGTGCGGTGGCACCGTTGAGCTGGTCAAGGCCGGTTTCGAGACTCTGGTAGAAGCTGGTTACGCGCCTGAAATGGCCTACTTCGAGTGTCTGCACGAGCTGAAGCTGATCGTCGACCTGATGTACGAAGGCGGCATCGCCAACATGAACTACTCCATCTCCAACAATGCGGAGTACGGTGAGTACGTGACTGGCCCTGAGATCATCAACGAGCAGTCCCGCGAAGCCATGCGCAACGCACTGAAGCGCATCCAGAGCGGTGAATACGCCAAGATGTTCATCTCCGAGGGCGCGCTGAACTATCCGTCCATGACCGCACGTCGTCGCCAGAATGCGGCTCACCAGATTGAGGTTGTCGGTGAGAAACTGCGTGGCATGATGCCGTGGATTTCCGCGAACAAGATCGTGGATAAGGACAAAAACTAA
- the pssA gene encoding CDP-diacylglycerol--serine O-phosphatidyltransferase has protein sequence MTEHKNTANGKQGTEYEVEAGEVVEEELVGGAPVRRKGIYLLPNALTTASLFSGFYAIVSAANGVFDNAAIAIFVSMILDGLDGRVARMTNTQSKFGEEYDSLADMVAFGVAPGLVAFFWSLNAFDKVGWAVTFIYVAGAALRLARFNTQIGSVDKKFFVGLPSPSAAACVAGLVWCFHQFEPAAWLTLLTMVVVAGAGVLMVSNILYRSFKDLDLRGRVPFAAILLVVLVFVVIALDPATVLFTGFLIYALSGPVRALFRGKPRKSPGTAD, from the coding sequence ATGACCGAACACAAGAACACCGCGAACGGCAAGCAGGGTACCGAATACGAAGTCGAAGCGGGTGAGGTGGTTGAAGAGGAGCTGGTTGGGGGGGCGCCGGTTCGCCGGAAAGGCATTTATCTCTTGCCTAACGCGCTGACGACAGCGTCCCTGTTTTCAGGCTTCTATGCCATTGTCTCCGCCGCGAACGGCGTTTTTGATAATGCCGCCATTGCCATTTTCGTCTCCATGATCCTTGATGGACTTGACGGTCGGGTTGCCCGGATGACCAACACCCAGAGCAAGTTCGGTGAGGAGTACGATAGCCTGGCCGACATGGTGGCCTTCGGGGTGGCCCCCGGTCTTGTAGCGTTCTTCTGGTCGTTGAATGCGTTCGACAAAGTAGGTTGGGCGGTCACCTTCATCTATGTTGCAGGCGCCGCCCTGCGACTGGCCCGCTTCAACACCCAGATAGGGTCCGTGGATAAAAAGTTCTTTGTTGGCTTGCCCAGCCCTTCGGCGGCTGCGTGTGTGGCCGGCCTGGTCTGGTGCTTCCACCAGTTCGAGCCGGCTGCCTGGCTGACATTGTTGACTATGGTCGTGGTTGCCGGGGCCGGCGTGCTGATGGTGAGCAACATCCTGTACCGCAGCTTCAAGGATCTGGATTTGCGTGGTCGGGTACCCTTCGCCGCCATTCTGCTGGTGGTTCTGGTGTTCGTGGTGATCGCACTCGACCCTGCAACCGTACTCTTTACCGGGTTCCTGATCTATGCGTTGTCCGGGCCCGTTCGCGCCCTTTTCCGTGGAAAGCCCCGGAAGTCTCCCGGTACCGCCGACTGA